The following are encoded together in the Mesoterricola sediminis genome:
- a CDS encoding cytochrome b/b6 domain-containing protein — protein sequence MNLGIVRSALLVMVSSLAFAAQPAGPDDACFACHGRKPAAHAKGPQAPFVDKGKFEASIHGGNGCTSCHADVDLGTHPGKKSSPVACASCHEKPAKTYEASAHGKARKAGNTGAASCAECHGTHDIMKATAVGSPVRRENLHTTCGMCHPEVVKDIEASVHGKATAAGVLEAPVCTDCHSDHALESLKSASPIKVSQQVCSRCHGSSRMNAKFDLPDDRVTTFFESYHGMAAKMGSPNAANCASCHGYHLVLPASDERSTINKANLVATCGKCHPNANEKFSFGKIHQDKKAVADLSSKVDHWVRAIYMSIIFGTIGFMAVHNFLLLRRKAMASLRDPNRTVVRMNVAARIQHLMLASSFIFLVVSGFALKYPNSWLGWCMGSSEVVRRIGHRVAAVVMITGGFIHLFYIFTRDGRKFVKDMLPELKDATDILAQFKYLLVPGSPKPQFKRFGYPEKMEYWAVVWGTILMGATGGLIWFKMYFTRWMPRWIVDVSITVHYYEAILATLAIIVWHFYFVFLDPEVYPVNWAFLDGKITPHHQHEEHPLEPMEGLPTHGDPDEK from the coding sequence ATGAACCTGGGAATCGTACGTTCCGCCTTACTGGTCATGGTGTCCAGCCTGGCCTTCGCCGCCCAACCCGCTGGCCCGGATGACGCCTGCTTCGCCTGCCACGGCCGGAAGCCCGCCGCCCATGCCAAGGGCCCCCAGGCGCCCTTCGTGGACAAGGGCAAATTCGAAGCCTCCATCCACGGCGGCAACGGCTGCACCAGCTGCCACGCGGACGTCGACCTGGGCACCCACCCGGGCAAGAAGTCCTCGCCGGTCGCCTGCGCCTCCTGCCACGAAAAGCCCGCCAAGACCTACGAGGCCAGCGCCCACGGCAAGGCCCGCAAGGCCGGCAACACCGGCGCGGCCAGCTGCGCCGAGTGCCACGGCACCCACGACATCATGAAGGCCACCGCGGTCGGATCCCCGGTTCGGCGCGAGAACCTCCACACCACCTGCGGCATGTGCCACCCCGAGGTGGTGAAGGACATCGAGGCCTCGGTGCACGGCAAGGCCACGGCCGCCGGCGTCCTGGAGGCCCCGGTCTGCACGGACTGCCACTCGGACCACGCCCTGGAGAGCCTCAAGAGCGCCAGCCCCATCAAGGTCTCCCAGCAGGTGTGCAGCCGGTGCCACGGCTCCTCCCGCATGAACGCCAAGTTCGACCTGCCTGACGACCGCGTCACCACCTTCTTCGAGAGCTACCACGGCATGGCCGCCAAGATGGGCTCCCCCAACGCGGCCAACTGCGCCAGCTGCCACGGCTACCACCTGGTGCTGCCCGCCTCCGACGAGCGCTCCACCATCAACAAGGCCAACCTCGTCGCCACCTGCGGCAAGTGCCACCCCAACGCCAACGAGAAGTTCAGCTTCGGCAAGATCCACCAGGACAAGAAGGCCGTCGCCGACCTCAGCTCCAAGGTGGACCACTGGGTCCGGGCCATCTACATGTCGATCATCTTCGGGACGATCGGCTTCATGGCCGTCCACAACTTCCTGCTCCTCCGCCGGAAGGCCATGGCCTCCCTGCGCGATCCCAACCGCACTGTCGTCCGCATGAACGTCGCGGCCCGCATCCAGCACCTGATGCTGGCCTCCAGCTTCATCTTCCTCGTGGTCAGCGGCTTCGCCCTGAAGTACCCCAACAGCTGGCTGGGCTGGTGCATGGGCTCCAGCGAGGTGGTCCGCCGCATCGGCCACCGCGTCGCGGCCGTGGTGATGATCACCGGCGGCTTCATCCACCTGTTCTACATCTTCACCCGCGACGGCCGGAAGTTCGTGAAGGACATGCTCCCCGAACTGAAGGACGCCACGGACATCCTGGCCCAGTTCAAGTACCTCCTCGTGCCCGGCTCCCCCAAGCCCCAGTTCAAGCGCTTCGGCTACCCCGAGAAGATGGAGTACTGGGCCGTGGTGTGGGGCACGATCCTGATGGGCGCCACGGGCGGACTCATCTGGTTCAAGATGTACTTCACCCGCTGGATGCCCCGCTGGATCGTCGACGTCTCCATCACCGTCCACTACTACGAGGCGATCCTGGCCACCCTCGCCATCATCGTCTGGCACTTCTACTTCGTGTTCCTGGACCCCGAGGTCTACCCGGTCAACTGGGCCTTCCTCGACGGCAAGATCACCCCCCACCACCAGCACGAGGAGCACCCCCTCGAGCCGATGGAGGGCCTGCCCACCCACGGCGACCCCGACGAGAAGTAG
- a CDS encoding arylamine N-acetyltransferase family protein — translation MPMVLDPGEQVDLPSYVRRIGYRGPLEANLACLEALCLAHVAIIPFENLDPLAGVPVELDPAALAAKLVDRRRGGYCFEQNLLFGAILERLGFPVALREARVVRGAPEGVTLPRTHGVLEVEADGQAWLVDVGFGSDGLLGPVPMAGAPVRRFDETWQLEPGEGPRRLRADLGGGWAGIYDLQPGRVLLVDWKMASHFTATYPESRFRLTLTMQRTAPGGRRALRGLTWQAPGAPPRPVALADLPALARAEFGLDLTPEQLAVISKIYKDAV, via the coding sequence ATGCCGATGGTGCTCGATCCCGGGGAACAGGTGGACCTTCCATCCTATGTGCGCCGCATCGGCTACCGGGGGCCGCTCGAGGCCAACCTGGCCTGCCTGGAGGCCCTCTGCCTGGCCCATGTGGCAATCATCCCTTTCGAGAACCTGGATCCCCTCGCCGGGGTGCCCGTCGAGCTCGACCCCGCGGCCCTGGCCGCCAAGCTCGTGGACCGGCGGCGCGGGGGCTACTGCTTCGAGCAGAACCTCCTGTTCGGCGCCATCCTGGAGCGCCTGGGCTTTCCGGTGGCCCTCCGGGAGGCCCGGGTGGTCCGGGGGGCCCCCGAGGGGGTGACCCTCCCCCGGACCCACGGGGTGCTGGAGGTGGAAGCAGACGGACAGGCGTGGCTCGTGGACGTGGGCTTCGGGTCCGATGGCCTGCTGGGCCCGGTGCCCATGGCGGGCGCGCCCGTCCGCAGGTTCGATGAAACCTGGCAGCTGGAGCCGGGGGAAGGGCCCCGCCGCCTCCGCGCCGATCTGGGCGGGGGCTGGGCCGGGATCTACGACCTCCAGCCCGGGCGCGTCCTCCTCGTGGACTGGAAGATGGCCAGCCACTTCACCGCCACCTACCCGGAAAGCCGGTTCCGGCTGACCCTGACGATGCAGAGGACCGCGCCCGGGGGGCGCCGGGCCCTCCGGGGCCTCACCTGGCAGGCCCCGGGGGCGCCGCCGCGGCCGGTTGCCCTGGCCGACCTGCCGGCCCTGGCCCGGGCCGAGTTCGGCCTCGATCTGACGCCTGAACAGCTGGCCGTCATCTCTAAAATCTACAAGGATGCCGTTTAG